The Methylomonas koyamae genome has a segment encoding these proteins:
- a CDS encoding class I SAM-dependent rRNA methyltransferase, translated as MNYPELFLKKNEDKRLRQGHLWVFSNEVDCRRSPLEQFAPGDLATVCDADAKAIGVAYVNPNALICSRLLTRKSNLKIGESFFRSRLKQALGLRQRLFDKPFYRWVFGESDGLPGLVVDRFGAVLSVQITTAGMERHKDLLVKVLCELVEPTAVLLKNDTGQRQLENLSLVPELVFGELPERLEVVENGTRFLVNIAEGQKTGWFYDHRENRARLAKLVRGMRVLDLFSYAGAWGIPAALGGAAEVCCVDSSESALSLAQASAELNGVAGTMRFERSDVFEFLKQARERREQFDVVILDPPALIKRKKDFKSGYEAYRRLNHLALQVLSSSGILVSASCSHHLSRENLQEILRSSARHIDRHLLLFAGGGQGPDHPIHPAMAETEYLKAFFCAVSPTI; from the coding sequence ATGAATTATCCCGAACTGTTTCTGAAAAAGAACGAAGACAAACGTTTGCGCCAAGGCCATTTATGGGTGTTCAGTAATGAGGTCGATTGCCGGCGTTCGCCGCTGGAGCAGTTTGCCCCGGGCGATTTGGCCACAGTGTGCGATGCCGACGCCAAGGCGATCGGCGTAGCCTACGTTAACCCCAACGCTTTGATCTGCTCGCGGTTGTTGACCCGTAAAAGCAATCTGAAAATCGGCGAGAGTTTTTTCAGAAGCCGGCTGAAACAGGCGCTGGGTTTACGCCAGCGCTTATTCGACAAGCCGTTTTACCGCTGGGTGTTTGGCGAAAGCGACGGCCTGCCGGGTTTGGTGGTAGACCGTTTCGGTGCGGTGTTGTCGGTACAGATCACGACGGCCGGCATGGAGCGGCATAAGGATTTATTGGTCAAGGTGCTATGCGAATTGGTGGAGCCTACTGCGGTATTGTTAAAAAACGATACCGGCCAACGCCAGCTCGAAAATTTGTCGTTGGTGCCGGAGTTGGTATTTGGCGAATTGCCGGAGCGTCTGGAGGTGGTAGAAAACGGTACCCGATTTTTGGTGAATATCGCCGAGGGCCAAAAGACGGGCTGGTTCTACGACCACCGGGAAAACCGGGCCAGGTTGGCAAAATTGGTACGTGGCATGCGGGTACTGGATTTATTCAGTTATGCCGGGGCCTGGGGCATTCCGGCTGCGCTAGGCGGCGCGGCGGAAGTTTGCTGCGTCGATAGTTCCGAAAGTGCGTTGAGCCTGGCTCAAGCCAGCGCCGAGTTAAACGGCGTTGCCGGCACAATGCGGTTCGAACGTAGCGATGTATTCGAGTTTTTGAAGCAGGCTCGGGAGCGGCGCGAGCAGTTCGACGTGGTCATATTGGACCCACCGGCGCTGATAAAGCGAAAAAAAGATTTCAAGTCCGGTTATGAAGCGTATCGGCGCTTGAACCATTTGGCGTTGCAGGTCTTGTCGAGCAGCGGTATTTTGGTTTCGGCATCCTGCTCGCACCATTTGAGCCGGGAAAATCTGCAGGAAATTTTACGCTCGTCGGCACGCCATATCGATCGCCATTTGCTGTTATTTGCCGGCGGCGGCCAGGGACCGGACCATCCGATACATCCGGCAATGGCCGAAACCGAATACTTGAAAGCGTTTTTCTGCGCAGTTAGCCCAACTATCTAA
- a CDS encoding zinc-ribbon and DUF3426 domain-containing protein encodes MFSRCPHCDARQTVTVGQLRRQRGLLACRACGQRFDGLASLSEEGSLVSDRPSESDMGIAKQDWPNSRFWGWASAMAFSVLVGQVFYFEGEELYRSPSVVTNWQRLCRMVGCQPPSYQNAHELSVSHADLTRQADSSYFFSAAITNHAAFPQAETVLRLTLLGFNGQALAERVFSLPQLAGSAVLQPDQTLPIRLHIAAPAAQVGGYVFQLS; translated from the coding sequence ATGTTCAGCCGTTGTCCGCATTGTGACGCCCGGCAGACAGTAACCGTCGGCCAGTTGCGTCGGCAACGCGGATTGTTGGCCTGCCGGGCCTGTGGCCAGCGTTTCGACGGTCTGGCAAGTTTAAGTGAAGAAGGTAGCTTGGTTTCGGACCGCCCCTCCGAATCTGATATGGGGATTGCCAAGCAAGATTGGCCGAATTCCAGGTTTTGGGGTTGGGCTAGCGCAATGGCGTTCTCTGTATTGGTCGGGCAAGTTTTTTATTTCGAAGGCGAGGAGCTATACCGCTCGCCTAGTGTTGTCACGAATTGGCAGCGTCTGTGCCGGATGGTCGGCTGCCAGCCGCCCAGTTATCAAAACGCGCATGAGCTCTCGGTATCGCATGCCGATTTAACGCGGCAAGCCGATAGTAGTTACTTTTTTAGCGCGGCAATCACCAATCATGCCGCTTTCCCGCAGGCTGAAACGGTGTTAAGGCTGACTCTGTTGGGATTTAACGGCCAAGCCTTAGCGGAGCGGGTTTTTTCATTACCGCAACTGGCGGGGAGCGCTGTGCTGCAGCCGGACCAGACATTGCCGATTCGATTGCATATCGCCGCACCTGCGGCTCAGGTAGGCGGGTATGTTTTCCAGTTATCGTAA
- the prmA gene encoding 50S ribosomal protein L11 methyltransferase produces the protein MAWHQLSVVTDETTAPEISDFFSELGAVSVTYSDAEDEPVYEPAIDQTKVWNRTRVTALFELDTDPDIVQALLFNQFIGQPLQEWSAEVLQDQAWERAWMEHFQPMKFGGKLWICPTGQEREEPDTVCMTLDPGLAFGTGTHPTTALCLEWLASHNATGKVLIDFGCGSGILAVAGLLLGAGYAHAIDIDPQALTASRYNAEKNGVQERISYYLPEQFSALAADVVLANILAKPLIELAPAIAELVKPGGKLVLSGILNEQAAAVADAYRALGLSVAAPVSREDWCRLDALKPA, from the coding sequence ATGGCATGGCATCAGCTTTCTGTAGTCACCGACGAAACCACCGCTCCGGAAATTTCGGACTTCTTTTCCGAGTTGGGAGCGGTCTCGGTAACGTATAGCGATGCGGAGGACGAGCCGGTCTACGAGCCGGCTATCGACCAAACCAAGGTTTGGAACCGTACCCGCGTTACGGCGTTGTTCGAATTGGACACGGATCCGGATATCGTGCAGGCCTTGTTGTTCAATCAATTCATCGGCCAGCCCTTGCAGGAGTGGTCCGCCGAAGTGTTGCAGGACCAAGCCTGGGAAAGGGCCTGGATGGAACATTTTCAGCCGATGAAGTTCGGCGGCAAGCTATGGATTTGTCCCACCGGACAGGAACGGGAGGAACCGGATACGGTATGCATGACATTGGATCCGGGCTTGGCTTTCGGAACCGGTACTCATCCGACCACTGCGCTATGTCTGGAATGGTTGGCCAGCCACAACGCCACCGGCAAAGTTTTGATCGATTTCGGCTGCGGTTCCGGCATATTGGCAGTTGCCGGCTTGTTGCTCGGCGCCGGATACGCCCACGCCATCGATATCGATCCGCAGGCACTAACTGCCAGCCGATACAATGCCGAAAAAAATGGGGTGCAAGAACGCATCAGTTATTACCTGCCGGAACAGTTCTCGGCCTTGGCCGCCGATGTGGTGCTCGCCAATATTCTGGCCAAACCCTTGATCGAATTGGCGCCGGCCATCGCCGAACTGGTCAAACCAGGCGGCAAGCTGGTTTTGTCTGGAATTTTGAACGAACAGGCCGCGGCTGTGGCCGACGCCTACCGTGCGCTCGGTCTGTCGGTGGCTGCTCCGGTGAGCCGGGAAGACTGGTGCCGGTTGGATGCGCTTAAGCCGGCCTGA
- the accC gene encoding acetyl-CoA carboxylase biotin carboxylase subunit has translation MFEKIVIANRGEIALRILRACRELGIKTVAVYSEADRDLKHVRLADEAVCIGPAASSGSYLNIPAIISAAEVTDAEAIHPGYGFLSENADFSEKVSQSGFVFIGPKPDTIRMMGDKIAAKKAMLAAGIPCVPGNGDPLSDDDEANLKLAKEIGYPVIIKAAGGGGGRGMRTVHTESVLLNAIAMTKAEAGTAFGNSTVYMEKFLEDPRHIEFQVLADSHGNAIHLGERDCSMQRRHQKVVEEAPAPGITEEQRKQMGERCAQACREIGYLGAGTFEFLYEKGQFYFIEMNTRVQVEHPVTEMITGFDIVKEQLRIAAGAALSITQEQVTFTGHAIECRLNAEDPKTFMPSPGLIEQFHMPGGPGIRCETHIYNGYRVPPYYDSMIGKLIAHGDDRASAIARMKTALSEMVIDGIKTNIPLQQSIMADAAFAQGGQNIHYLEKKLGMH, from the coding sequence ATGTTTGAAAAAATTGTTATCGCCAACCGCGGCGAGATTGCGCTGCGTATTTTGCGCGCCTGCCGCGAGCTGGGTATCAAAACCGTGGCCGTCTATTCTGAAGCCGACCGCGACTTGAAACATGTGCGATTGGCCGACGAAGCGGTTTGTATCGGCCCGGCAGCCTCATCCGGCAGCTACTTGAATATCCCGGCCATCATCAGTGCCGCCGAAGTCACCGATGCCGAAGCGATTCATCCCGGTTACGGTTTTTTGTCGGAGAACGCCGATTTCTCGGAAAAAGTCAGTCAAAGCGGATTCGTCTTCATCGGCCCGAAACCGGATACGATTCGAATGATGGGCGACAAAATTGCGGCGAAAAAAGCCATGTTGGCAGCCGGAATTCCTTGCGTGCCCGGTAACGGCGATCCTTTGAGCGACGACGATGAAGCCAATTTGAAATTGGCCAAGGAGATCGGTTATCCGGTCATTATCAAAGCCGCCGGCGGCGGCGGCGGCCGGGGCATGCGCACGGTGCATACCGAAAGCGTGTTGCTGAATGCGATCGCGATGACCAAGGCCGAAGCCGGCACCGCGTTCGGCAATAGCACGGTTTACATGGAAAAGTTTTTGGAAGATCCGCGGCATATTGAGTTTCAGGTACTGGCGGATTCTCACGGCAATGCAATCCACCTTGGAGAGCGCGATTGTTCGATGCAGCGGCGCCACCAGAAAGTGGTCGAAGAAGCACCGGCGCCGGGAATCACCGAAGAGCAGCGTAAGCAAATGGGCGAGCGTTGTGCCCAGGCATGCCGCGAAATCGGCTATTTGGGTGCCGGGACTTTCGAATTTCTGTACGAGAAAGGCCAATTTTATTTCATCGAGATGAATACTCGGGTGCAAGTCGAGCATCCGGTCACCGAGATGATTACCGGCTTCGATATCGTCAAGGAGCAGTTGCGCATAGCTGCCGGCGCAGCGTTATCGATTACTCAGGAGCAGGTCACCTTTACCGGACATGCTATCGAGTGCCGCTTGAACGCCGAAGATCCGAAAACCTTCATGCCCAGTCCCGGCCTGATTGAGCAGTTCCATATGCCGGGCGGGCCCGGCATTCGTTGCGAAACCCACATTTACAACGGCTACCGGGTGCCGCCGTATTACGACTCGATGATCGGTAAACTGATCGCGCACGGCGACGACAGGGCCAGTGCAATCGCCCGGATGAAAACGGCGCTGAGCGAAATGGTGATAGATGGCATCAAAACCAATATTCCGCTGCAGCAAAGTATCATGGCCGACGCGGCGTTCGCCCAGGGCGGACAAAATATTCATTACTTGGAAAAAAAGCTGGGCATGCATTAG
- the accB gene encoding acetyl-CoA carboxylase biotin carboxyl carrier protein, with amino-acid sequence MDIRKIKKLIDLIEESDIAEIEISEGEESVRISRYSAAAPMQYAAPAPVAAAAAPAAAGPAAAPAEERISGHAVKSPMVGTFYRSASPGSAAFVEVGQSVSVGQTLCIIEAMKILNQIEADKSGKIKQILVENGHPVEYGQPLFIIE; translated from the coding sequence ATGGATATTAGAAAAATAAAAAAATTAATCGATCTTATCGAAGAATCCGATATTGCTGAGATAGAAATTAGCGAGGGTGAGGAGTCGGTTCGTATCAGCCGCTATTCGGCTGCTGCGCCGATGCAATATGCGGCTCCTGCACCGGTAGCTGCCGCAGCGGCTCCGGCCGCAGCGGGTCCAGCCGCGGCGCCGGCCGAAGAGAGAATCAGCGGCCATGCGGTGAAGTCGCCGATGGTCGGCACGTTCTACCGTTCCGCTTCGCCGGGATCGGCGGCGTTCGTCGAAGTCGGCCAAAGCGTCAGCGTCGGCCAAACCCTGTGCATCATCGAAGCGATGAAAATTCTGAACCAGATCGAAGCCGACAAAAGCGGCAAAATCAAGCAGATTCTGGTTGAGAACGGCCATCCGGTCGAATACGGCCAGCCTCTGTTCATTATCGAATAA
- the aroQ gene encoding type II 3-dehydroquinate dehydratase — MATLTVLNGPNLNMLGVREPGLYGSKTLQDIQHSVERLAQSLGHTLDFWQSNAEHEIVERIHQAYRQGVDFIIINPAAFTHTSVAIRDALLATKIAFIEVHLSNVHAREPFRRHSYFSDIAVGVICGLGANGYELAVQAAHQLLQERTQNDGY; from the coding sequence ATGGCGACCCTTACCGTTCTGAACGGACCCAATTTGAATATGTTAGGCGTTCGGGAGCCGGGGTTATACGGCAGCAAGACTTTGCAAGACATCCAGCACAGCGTCGAACGTTTGGCGCAGTCTCTGGGCCACACCCTTGATTTTTGGCAGAGCAATGCCGAACACGAAATCGTCGAACGGATTCATCAAGCTTACCGGCAAGGCGTCGACTTCATCATCATCAATCCTGCCGCGTTTACCCATACCAGCGTGGCGATTCGCGATGCCTTGCTGGCTACCAAGATTGCATTCATAGAAGTTCATTTATCGAACGTGCATGCCCGCGAGCCTTTCAGAAGACATTCTTATTTTTCGGATATCGCTGTCGGCGTTATCTGCGGATTAGGGGCTAACGGTTACGAATTGGCTGTGCAAGCCGCTCATCAGTTATTACAAGAGAGAACTCAGAACGATGGATATTAG
- a CDS encoding TlpA family protein disulfide reductase, producing MNRKILVFCVVALIAAAAGIAFYGYREQAPATIESGPELNFTLPDLQDVPQPIAQWRGKILLVNFWATWCPPCLKEIPEFVKLQAEYQDRGVQFVGIALEDKQPVQDYQSRMKVNYPLLIGGEDAAILAQRLGNVINTVPFTVIVDQQGKIVHRQLGELSREKILEVVEPLLKAN from the coding sequence ATGAATCGGAAAATATTGGTTTTTTGTGTGGTCGCGTTAATTGCCGCCGCCGCGGGTATCGCGTTTTACGGGTACCGGGAGCAGGCGCCGGCCACAATCGAGTCGGGGCCGGAGTTGAATTTCACCCTACCGGATTTACAGGATGTGCCGCAGCCGATTGCGCAATGGCGCGGCAAGATTTTGCTGGTCAACTTTTGGGCTACCTGGTGTCCGCCCTGTTTGAAAGAGATCCCCGAATTCGTCAAGTTGCAGGCCGAATATCAAGACCGCGGCGTGCAATTTGTCGGTATCGCTTTGGAAGACAAACAACCGGTTCAGGATTACCAGAGTCGGATGAAGGTCAATTATCCGCTGCTGATCGGCGGCGAGGATGCGGCGATACTGGCGCAACGGTTGGGTAACGTGATCAATACCGTCCCGTTTACCGTGATTGTCGATCAGCAAGGCAAAATCGTGCATCGCCAATTGGGCGAATTGTCCAGGGAAAAAATCCTGGAAGTCGTTGAGCCGCTGCTTAAGGCCAACTGA
- a CDS encoding protein-disulfide reductase DsbD — protein sequence MFYWRLIFFCVFVSFTPLAAAVDEQDFLPAEQAFKLSANALSATSVELNWDIADGYHLYRDKTKFQAQTESIGLGQAQLPDGASEHDPSLGDVVVYRKSLRVVLPLVNDKALPQLKLLVKYQGCADAGVCYPPQKVVLDIDLPAPAAAPAPSGDALQQFVKGLKGLTPGLFSADLLPPEQAFQFFASVKDAHTVQATWQIADGYYLYKDKLSLALQPPAAAQLGKLPLPAGEAYHDAEFGQVQIYRNQVNVEVPLVRGQSAAETVTLLAKFQGCADRGVCYPPMQQTVGLDLPEAGALPAKPAAANPSESEQDRIVDALRHDSLALTLLSFFGFGLLLAFTPCVFPMIPILSGIIVGHGHQVGVRKGFLLSLSYVLASALMYTAFGVLAALFGSNLQATFQEPWVIAAFSCLFVLLALSMFGFYDLEMPKSIQAVVHRSSDRHRDGSYWGAAIMGALSSLIVGPCVAAPLAAALIYIGQTGDAVLGGSALFAMGLGMGAPLLLLGASAGKLLPKSGNWLNSTKAVFGVVMLAVAVWMLSRILPGHVVMLLWALLLVVPAVYLGALEPLPAAAGGWRKLWKGLGLVMLVFGVLQLIGLSAGNSNPLQPLQGLAGGGGAKPEQEGLRFERVANLQELEQRIRQASASGRSVMLDFYADWCISCKEMEAYTFTDPGVKQRLANTVLLQADVTANNEADQALLKRFDLIGPPGIIFFGPDGLERSGMRVIGYQDAATFLNTLQQL from the coding sequence ATGTTTTACTGGCGCCTGATTTTTTTCTGCGTTTTCGTTTCGTTTACGCCGCTGGCAGCGGCTGTCGACGAACAGGATTTTTTGCCGGCGGAGCAGGCGTTTAAGCTGTCCGCCAACGCACTATCGGCAACCAGCGTCGAACTGAACTGGGACATCGCCGACGGTTACCACCTTTATAGGGACAAGACCAAGTTTCAAGCGCAGACCGAATCTATCGGCCTGGGCCAGGCCCAGTTGCCCGACGGCGCCAGCGAGCACGATCCGAGTCTGGGCGACGTTGTGGTTTACCGCAAGTCGTTGCGGGTCGTGCTGCCGCTGGTGAACGACAAGGCTTTGCCGCAGCTCAAGCTGCTGGTGAAATACCAGGGCTGTGCCGACGCCGGCGTTTGTTATCCGCCGCAAAAGGTGGTGTTGGATATCGATTTACCGGCGCCGGCGGCCGCGCCGGCACCCAGCGGCGACGCCTTGCAGCAATTCGTCAAAGGTCTGAAAGGCTTGACGCCCGGCCTGTTCTCCGCGGATTTATTGCCGCCAGAGCAGGCGTTTCAATTTTTTGCCAGCGTCAAAGATGCCCATACTGTCCAGGCCACTTGGCAGATCGCCGACGGCTATTATCTTTACAAGGATAAATTGTCGTTGGCTTTGCAGCCGCCGGCTGCGGCTCAGTTGGGTAAATTGCCGCTGCCTGCAGGCGAGGCCTACCACGATGCCGAATTCGGTCAGGTACAAATCTACCGGAACCAGGTGAACGTCGAAGTGCCTCTGGTGCGCGGCCAGTCGGCGGCCGAAACCGTCACGCTGTTGGCGAAATTTCAGGGTTGCGCAGACCGCGGCGTCTGCTATCCGCCGATGCAGCAGACGGTCGGCTTGGATTTGCCGGAAGCCGGGGCGTTACCCGCTAAGCCTGCGGCGGCCAATCCGTCGGAATCGGAGCAGGACCGGATTGTGGACGCATTGCGTCACGACAGTCTGGCTTTGACCTTGCTGAGCTTTTTCGGCTTCGGCTTGCTGTTGGCCTTTACCCCGTGCGTGTTTCCGATGATTCCGATTTTGTCGGGTATCATCGTCGGCCATGGCCATCAGGTCGGCGTCCGCAAAGGCTTTTTGTTGTCGCTGAGTTACGTGCTGGCTTCGGCATTGATGTATACCGCATTCGGCGTTCTGGCGGCGTTGTTCGGCAGCAATTTGCAGGCGACGTTTCAGGAGCCTTGGGTCATCGCGGCCTTCTCCTGTTTGTTCGTGCTGCTGGCCTTGTCGATGTTCGGTTTTTACGATTTGGAAATGCCCAAGTCGATTCAGGCGGTGGTACACCGCTCCAGCGATCGCCACCGCGACGGTTCCTACTGGGGGGCTGCGATCATGGGGGCTTTGTCGTCGCTGATCGTCGGCCCATGCGTGGCGGCGCCATTGGCGGCGGCATTGATTTACATCGGCCAGACCGGCGATGCGGTGCTGGGCGGGTCGGCCCTGTTTGCGATGGGTTTAGGCATGGGGGCGCCGTTGTTGTTGCTCGGTGCGTCGGCCGGCAAATTGTTACCTAAATCCGGCAACTGGTTGAATTCGACTAAGGCAGTGTTCGGCGTCGTGATGCTGGCGGTGGCGGTGTGGATGTTGTCGCGCATCCTGCCGGGCCACGTTGTCATGCTGCTGTGGGCGCTTTTGCTGGTGGTTCCGGCCGTTTACCTGGGCGCGCTTGAGCCGTTGCCGGCAGCCGCAGGCGGTTGGCGCAAGCTGTGGAAGGGTTTGGGCTTGGTCATGCTGGTGTTCGGCGTGTTGCAATTGATCGGCCTTAGTGCCGGCAATTCCAATCCGTTGCAGCCGCTGCAAGGTCTGGCCGGCGGTGGCGGCGCGAAACCCGAGCAAGAGGGGCTTCGTTTCGAACGGGTGGCGAACCTGCAGGAACTGGAGCAGCGGATTAGGCAGGCTTCAGCCAGCGGCCGCAGTGTGATGTTGGATTTTTATGCGGATTGGTGCATTTCCTGTAAGGAGATGGAGGCTTATACCTTTACCGATCCGGGCGTCAAACAAAGGCTGGCCAACACCGTGTTATTGCAGGCCGATGTGACTGCGAATAACGAAGCCGACCAAGCCTTGCTGAAACGCTTCGATTTGATCGGGCCGCCGGGCATTATTTTCTTTGGTCCGGATGGCCTCGAGCGTAGCGGCATGCGCGTGATCGGCTATCAGGATGCCGCTACTTTTTTGAACACTTTGCAGCAACTATGA
- the cutA gene encoding divalent-cation tolerance protein CutA has protein sequence MYQLILCTCPDADCAENLANALIAEKLAACVNILPGVRSVYEWQGQIETAQEHLLLIKSRQDRYPAIEAAVKQLHPYDVPEIIALGIERGSQDYLQWINSCFTGA, from the coding sequence ATGTACCAATTGATACTCTGTACCTGTCCCGATGCCGATTGCGCCGAAAATTTGGCCAATGCACTGATTGCCGAAAAGCTGGCGGCTTGCGTCAATATCCTGCCCGGCGTCCGTTCCGTATACGAGTGGCAGGGTCAAATAGAAACCGCTCAGGAACATTTGCTGTTGATCAAGAGTCGGCAGGACCGTTATCCGGCCATCGAAGCGGCCGTGAAGCAACTCCACCCCTACGACGTTCCGGAAATTATCGCGCTCGGCATCGAACGCGGTTCCCAGGATTATTTGCAATGGATAAATTCATGTTTTACTGGCGCCTGA
- a CDS encoding FxsA family protein — protein MKTMQALFLSYLIVPFVEIYLLLQVGSVIGAFPTVFLVVFTATLGAWLLRRQGFATWNRLQNGLRQGEIPAYEMVEGPILLVGGALLLTPGFFTDLFGFACLIPALRRKIADYLIERHLSGSQTGSIFRQSQRDRSVIEGEYEKHR, from the coding sequence ATGAAAACCATGCAAGCCCTGTTTCTGTCCTATCTGATCGTACCGTTTGTGGAGATTTACCTGCTGTTGCAGGTCGGCAGCGTCATCGGCGCGTTTCCGACCGTGTTTTTGGTGGTATTCACTGCGACACTGGGTGCCTGGCTATTGCGCCGCCAGGGCTTTGCAACCTGGAACCGGTTACAGAACGGTTTGCGGCAAGGGGAAATTCCGGCTTACGAAATGGTCGAAGGTCCGATATTGTTGGTAGGCGGCGCCCTACTGCTGACGCCGGGATTTTTCACCGATTTGTTCGGTTTCGCCTGCTTGATTCCGGCGCTTCGCCGAAAAATAGCCGATTATCTGATCGAACGGCATTTGTCCGGCAGCCAAACCGGTTCGATATTCCGGCAATCCCAACGCGACCGGTCGGTCATCGAGGGCGAGTACGAGAAACACCGGTAA
- a CDS encoding YgaP family membrane protein has protein sequence MSFDYKRLVKFEHNIGDKDKKVRMVSGVVLLSVSLFTASVLMLLVGLALVATSYSGWCPAYSGFGKNTLSGGFGASDANAGGDSH, from the coding sequence ATGAGCTTCGATTATAAACGTTTGGTCAAGTTTGAGCACAATATCGGCGATAAAGACAAAAAAGTGCGCATGGTTTCCGGAGTGGTTTTGCTGAGCGTGTCGTTGTTTACTGCCAGCGTTCTAATGCTGCTGGTCGGTTTGGCGTTGGTCGCGACCAGTTATTCCGGCTGGTGCCCGGCCTATTCGGGTTTCGGCAAAAACACGCTGAGCGGCGGTTTTGGCGCTAGCGATGCCAATGCCGGCGGTGACAGCCACTAA